In Lotus japonicus ecotype B-129 chromosome 5, LjGifu_v1.2, one genomic interval encodes:
- the LOC130718067 gene encoding uncharacterized protein LOC130718067, with protein sequence MAKKKLSHHHQSQSNDHKPSSMEDPSHQIQNLKNLNSVLLKETTNHRHQIDSLRRQNHQLVQASDMDVDNSLALELQNGVISVFTVAQMREVVGEKEVEVAALKGEMKELALRFEDEKMVLGGERDLVKSEGEGRERKLKEELWVMKLEGEKLMEEISEKEKAIEELVKERDLGLVSSKDSALVVEGLKEEIERVVREKDEIERLKDAQVAKALNLDFEVRQLGESLKVSRDEEVVLRGKILELEESVGLAVEKGEEMARENGALVSEKKEMEKSIEVLTEKRDSVNRVLDKVQGELESKQRELDEANRALDEMEQVKARQEYEIAELQGELGRLRGVVDELKGSCKEFEEKNEQLVSQVNHYRDAVDEVTLEKDNMRKGFEEEKNKVEKLELQIAGMEKKIEQAESELGKMRSEREKLNEKNEQLLSQVNHYRDVVDEVTLEKDNLKKGFEEEKNKGEQLALQVAGIVVKAEQAATELWKMRSEREKLSERNKELVSNVDVLKKEKEALQNTLLDAQRESADLSAKIEFFCINSNQALAMLKSTAALVCHENNDVEEVVRDGKKLAGEIQPYAAELDTIKNAFKSKTEIVDDLKQQIVSLQKNVDKAHKGKGLLTMISSASTIFAAVLAAYVAKGR encoded by the coding sequence ATGGCCAAAAAGAAACTgtcccaccaccaccaatctCAATCCAACGACCACAAACCTTCTTCCATGGAAGACCCTTCTCACCAAATCCAGAATCTCAAAAACCTCAACTCCGTCCTCCTCAAAGAAACCAccaaccaccgccaccaaatcGACTCCCTCCGCCGTCAGAATCACCAACTGGTGCAAGCTTCCGATATGGATGTAGACAACAGCCTCGCTCTGGAGCTTCAAAACGGCGTCATTTCCGTTTTCACGGTGGCCCAGATGAGGGAGGTGGTCGGAGAGAAGGAGGTTGAGGTTGCGGCTCTGAAGGGGGAGATGAAGGAGCTTGCTCTGCggtttgaggatgagaagatggTTTTGGGAGGGGAGAGGGATTTGGTGAAATCTGAGGGTGAGGGGAGAGAGAGGAAGCTGAAGGAGGAGCTGTGGGTGATGAAATTGGAAGGGGAGAAGTTGATGGAGGAGATTTCGGAGAAGGAGAAGGCGATTGAGGAGCTTGTCAAGGAGAGGGATTTAGGTTTGGTTAGCTCGAAGGATTCTGCTTTGGTTGTTGAGGGTTTGAAGGAGGAGATTGAGAGGGTTGTCAGGGAGAAGGATGAGATTGAGAGGCTTAAGGATGCTCAGGTGGCGAAAGCGTTGAACCTTGATTTTGAGGTGAGGCAGCTCGGTGAGAGTTTGAAGGTTTCGCGCGATGAGGAGGTGGTTTTGCGTGGGAAGATTTTGGAGCTGGAGGAGAGTGTTGGATTGGCTGTGGAGAAGGGGGAGGAGATGGCGAGAGAGAACGGGGCGTTGGTGAGTGAGAAgaaggagatggagaagagtATTGAGGTGTTGACGGAGAAGAGGGATAGTGTTAACAGGGTCCTGGATAAGGTTCAGGGGGAATTGGAGAGTAAGCAGCGCGAGCTTGATGAGGCGAATAGAGCGCTAGATGAGATGGAGCAGGTTAAAGCTCGCCAGGAGTATGAAATTGCTGAGTTGCAAGGAGAGCTGGGTCGGCTGAGGGGTGTTGTGGATGAATTGAAAGGGTCGTGCAAAGagtttgaagagaaaaatgagcaATTGGTTTCTCAAGTTAACCATTATAGAGATGCTGTTGATGAAGTGACTCTTGAGAAGGATAACATGAGAAAGGGATTTGAGGAGGAGAAGAACAAAGTGGAGAAGCTGGAGTTGCAAATTGCAGGGATGGAGAAGAAAATTGAACAAGCTGAATCTGAGTTGGGGAAGATGAGAAGTGAGAGAGAGAAGCTGAATGAGAAAAATGAGCAATTGCTTTCTCAAGTGAACCATTATAGAGATGTTGTTGATGAAGTAACTCTTGAGAAGGATAACTTGAAAAAGGGATTTGAGGAGGAGAAGAATAAAGGGGAGCAATTGGCATTGCAAGTTGCGGGGATAGTGGTAAAAGCTGAACAAGCTGCGACTGAGTTGTGGAAGATGAGAAGTGAGAGAGAGAAGCTGAGTGAGAGAAACAAGGAGCTGGTAAGCAATGTGGATGTTTTGAAGAAGGAAAAGGAAGCACTGCAGAATACCCTTCTGGATGCTCAGCGGGAGTCTGCTGATTTGAGCGCTAAGATTGAGTTTTTCTGCATCAATTCGAACCAGGCCTTGGCAATGTTGAAGAGTACTGCTGCACTTGTGTGTCATGAGAACAACGATGTAGAGGAAGTGGTGCGTGATGGGAAGAAGCTTGCGGGTGAAATTCAGCCATATGCGGCAGAACTGGATACAATAAAGAACGCGTTCAAGAGTAAGACTGAGATAGTGGATGACCTGAAGCAACAAATTGTGTCACTGCAGAAGAATGTGGACAAGGCACACAAAGGTAAGGGCTTGTTGACTATGATATCTTCTGCATCTACAATTTTTGCTGCTGTGTTAGCTGCCTATGTTGCTAAAGGGCGCTGA